One part of the Paenibacillus silvisoli genome encodes these proteins:
- a CDS encoding TIGR02680 family protein: MALMSHMEERAVNSAAVDRWQMHRAGILNFWYYDEDEFQLEDGRLILRGSNGSGKSVTMQSFLPLVLDGDKRAHRLDPFGSRDRRIEYYLLGEDDGGKGKTDSTGYLWLEFKHTRTGVYKTIGIGLRARRNVSQVQFWGFVIEDGRRIGRQLWLYDRNRWIEDEARVPYDRKELEAVIGSGGVVVHDQKSYQELVNKQIFGFADTDAFQDLLQLMIQLRSPKLSKDFKPSAIYDILHQALPPLVEDELRPLSEVLEDMDQMTDRLDEIRRQRDEMAKLQERYELYNKHMLYMKSEDMLAANSEYDSAAAKVGRTEAELAQAKQDKAAVEEERMATARKLQEMTVEREVLEQHEAIGKQKEYEAVHAALKDTEQQLQRSNDKLRKDRMNRERLNNELEEAQHAQSKSQREQSELLEELEGAAGDMEFVEHSIYHRYWNSGVPQDDAWKDSWRNDIRLHRERVERALAKAAQERDASAMAKEREIELGESSLARDEAERDRSDKDKRLEDQKEELKNAIRVWQGGLTQLSFDSEDMSKVFTLIRQFGEEQPSFEPLRETMLNRYTTNRESLVDQRLVMEQKKKELLDRRKQFVHERFDWEQSREPEPVRSEAKMRYRERQGQLGAPLYEACDFRPHVSDSLRTKVEEALDQAGILDAWITTDGRIGSCEDGEAEAWIIPNPIEFGYTLTDLLVPDVSESSGLTNEIVDRVLRSFLWDEDGSLLSEGELNSVIAGSGSYRLGALAGHAVVKQRAEFIGKETRKRTRMLEIARLTTIIAQIDAQLEESGRLLQDHLERERLLMAERDAFPNGQELLNGLRELRESGYRLRAAQEQEAKALERFKAKSEEWRLLQRELHDLTAGWTRLKREKELSEAMRIIRDYEGALSDIVSAWRQFKDAQAAVSRLKEQLQTVRLEMEDEEDFADMLDVRRRGQRAQAEALRRVIEELGLADVAIRLDEIKEETMQCMEHDKKQARELDELKDQVSRSDAMLMLLKEKAAEVQSQFLKAVEGLQLEVNRALVKEWKEKRVSDSSIEHMESEFDSTQSLAKQIKVQYEPLFARRNDENISNALLMQFNAARMMLTEFVLQTVLDERTGRILVVSMRNPNQPLPPQAILDELGEQEKEQSALLSERDRELYEDIILRSVGKAIRQRIHRAEQWIREMNKLMEERDTSSGLRLKLEWEPKAASGEQQLDVYELVELLKRDSQRLREDEIEAMIQHFRSQVQGAKQMAMDEKESLRLHLYSVLDYRNWFQFELKYKKGEQVGYRPLTDARFNVMSGGEKAMAMYIPLFAATSSRYSDARQDAPRLISLDEAFAGVDEENMRDMFKLLTDMGFDYMMTSQVLWGCYDTVPILAIYEIYRPKDADFVTLFRYRWNGKRKEYVEGTHVPV; encoded by the coding sequence ATGGCGCTGATGTCGCATATGGAGGAACGGGCTGTGAATTCGGCAGCTGTGGATCGTTGGCAGATGCATCGGGCAGGGATTTTGAATTTCTGGTACTACGATGAGGATGAATTTCAACTGGAGGATGGTCGTTTAATATTGCGAGGCTCGAACGGGTCGGGCAAGTCGGTAACGATGCAAAGCTTTCTCCCGCTTGTATTAGATGGCGATAAGCGAGCGCATCGGCTTGATCCATTCGGATCACGTGATCGCAGGATCGAGTATTATTTACTTGGTGAGGATGACGGTGGCAAGGGGAAGACCGATTCGACCGGGTATTTATGGTTGGAATTTAAGCATACGAGGACGGGTGTGTATAAAACGATTGGCATCGGCCTTAGAGCGCGCAGAAATGTGTCGCAGGTGCAGTTCTGGGGGTTCGTCATAGAGGATGGCCGAAGAATCGGACGGCAGCTGTGGCTGTATGATCGAAATCGGTGGATCGAAGATGAAGCGCGCGTACCTTACGATCGTAAAGAGTTAGAGGCAGTGATCGGAAGCGGTGGAGTCGTCGTTCACGATCAGAAGTCTTATCAAGAGCTTGTAAACAAGCAAATATTCGGATTTGCAGATACAGACGCTTTTCAAGATTTGCTGCAATTGATGATTCAACTGCGCAGTCCGAAGCTGTCGAAAGATTTTAAGCCATCCGCGATTTATGACATTCTTCATCAAGCGCTGCCACCGCTTGTAGAGGATGAGCTTCGACCGTTGTCGGAAGTGCTCGAGGATATGGATCAGATGACGGATCGGTTGGATGAAATCAGAAGGCAACGCGATGAAATGGCTAAATTGCAGGAGCGGTACGAGCTGTATAACAAGCATATGCTCTACATGAAATCGGAGGACATGCTGGCGGCCAATTCCGAGTACGATTCGGCAGCTGCCAAAGTTGGCCGTACCGAGGCGGAGTTGGCACAAGCTAAGCAAGATAAGGCGGCAGTGGAAGAAGAACGGATGGCAACTGCTCGTAAACTTCAGGAGATGACCGTTGAACGAGAGGTTTTGGAGCAGCATGAAGCGATTGGCAAGCAGAAGGAATATGAGGCTGTTCATGCTGCGCTGAAGGATACGGAGCAGCAGCTGCAGCGTTCGAACGATAAGCTCCGCAAGGATCGGATGAACCGGGAGCGGTTGAATAATGAGCTGGAAGAGGCTCAGCACGCGCAATCCAAATCGCAGCGTGAGCAATCGGAGCTGCTGGAGGAGCTAGAGGGCGCAGCCGGTGACATGGAGTTTGTTGAGCATTCGATCTATCATCGTTACTGGAATTCTGGCGTACCGCAGGACGATGCCTGGAAAGATTCGTGGAGAAACGATATTCGCCTCCATCGCGAACGGGTAGAGCGTGCTCTAGCGAAAGCGGCACAGGAGAGGGATGCCTCGGCAATGGCTAAGGAGCGGGAGATTGAGCTTGGCGAGTCGAGTTTGGCAAGGGATGAAGCGGAGCGTGACCGAAGTGATAAGGATAAGCGGCTGGAGGATCAGAAGGAGGAGCTAAAGAATGCAATTCGGGTCTGGCAAGGCGGACTGACTCAGCTTTCATTTGATTCTGAAGATATGAGCAAAGTATTCACATTGATCCGTCAGTTCGGGGAGGAGCAACCCTCGTTCGAGCCGCTGCGAGAAACGATGCTGAACCGTTATACGACGAACCGAGAGTCGCTTGTGGATCAAAGGCTCGTTATGGAGCAGAAGAAGAAGGAACTGCTTGATCGCCGCAAGCAGTTCGTGCATGAGAGGTTCGACTGGGAGCAGAGCAGAGAACCGGAGCCTGTACGCAGCGAAGCAAAAATGCGCTACCGTGAGAGACAAGGTCAACTGGGCGCTCCGCTGTATGAGGCATGCGATTTTCGTCCCCATGTTTCAGACAGTTTGCGGACAAAAGTAGAAGAGGCGCTTGATCAGGCAGGGATACTAGATGCCTGGATTACAACCGATGGTAGAATAGGCTCTTGCGAAGACGGGGAGGCAGAAGCGTGGATTATTCCCAATCCGATTGAATTCGGATACACGCTCACCGATTTATTGGTTCCGGATGTATCAGAGTCGAGCGGACTAACGAATGAAATCGTTGATCGTGTGCTTAGAAGTTTTCTATGGGATGAAGATGGAAGCCTGCTCAGTGAAGGTGAGCTAAACAGTGTTATTGCAGGAAGCGGCTCATATCGCCTTGGAGCGCTGGCGGGACATGCGGTGGTTAAACAGCGTGCCGAGTTCATCGGCAAAGAAACGCGTAAACGGACTCGCATGCTGGAGATTGCAAGACTCACGACAATTATCGCGCAAATCGATGCTCAGCTTGAAGAGAGCGGACGTTTGCTGCAAGATCACCTGGAAAGGGAACGGCTGTTAATGGCAGAGCGAGACGCTTTTCCAAACGGGCAGGAATTGCTTAACGGCCTGAGAGAGCTGAGGGAGTCGGGTTACCGGCTGCGAGCCGCACAGGAGCAGGAGGCGAAGGCACTTGAGCGATTTAAGGCTAAATCCGAGGAGTGGCGATTACTGCAGCGCGAGCTGCACGATCTGACGGCAGGCTGGACGAGACTCAAGCGTGAGAAAGAGCTGTCTGAAGCGATGCGCATCATTAGGGATTACGAGGGCGCTTTGTCGGATATCGTCTCCGCTTGGCGCCAGTTCAAAGATGCTCAGGCTGCGGTATCGCGGCTGAAGGAACAATTGCAAACGGTTCGACTGGAAATGGAAGACGAAGAAGACTTTGCTGATATGCTGGATGTGCGGCGCCGGGGTCAGCGAGCACAGGCAGAAGCATTGAGACGTGTCATTGAAGAACTTGGCCTCGCTGATGTGGCGATAAGACTGGATGAGATCAAAGAGGAAACCATGCAATGCATGGAACACGATAAAAAGCAAGCACGTGAACTTGATGAACTAAAAGATCAGGTATCGCGTTCAGATGCTATGCTAATGCTGCTGAAAGAGAAAGCGGCTGAAGTACAGAGCCAGTTCCTGAAGGCTGTTGAAGGGCTTCAGTTAGAAGTCAACAGAGCACTTGTGAAGGAATGGAAAGAGAAACGGGTATCGGATTCGTCTATAGAGCATATGGAGTCGGAGTTCGATTCGACCCAATCGCTGGCGAAACAGATCAAAGTCCAGTATGAACCGCTGTTCGCTCGAAGAAATGACGAGAATATTTCGAACGCATTGCTCATGCAGTTCAATGCAGCACGAATGATGTTGACGGAATTTGTGCTGCAGACCGTTCTGGATGAACGGACGGGGCGAATTCTCGTCGTATCGATGCGCAATCCTAATCAGCCGTTGCCGCCGCAAGCTATACTGGATGAGCTTGGGGAGCAAGAGAAAGAACAGAGCGCACTATTGAGCGAGCGCGACCGTGAGCTTTATGAGGACATAATTTTGCGCAGCGTAGGAAAGGCGATTCGTCAACGAATTCATCGTGCAGAGCAATGGATTCGTGAGATGAATAAGCTGATGGAAGAACGGGATACCTCAAGCGGACTTCGCTTAAAGTTGGAATGGGAGCCTAAGGCAGCGTCTGGTGAGCAGCAGTTAGATGTGTATGAGCTGGTCGAGCTACTGAAACGCGACTCGCAACGATTGCGTGAGGATGAAATCGAGGCGATGATTCAACACTTCCGTTCCCAGGTGCAAGGGGCAAAGCAAATGGCAATGGATGAGAAGGAGTCGCTGCGCTTACATTTGTACAGTGTGCTGGACTACCGAAACTGGTTCCAATTCGAGTTGAAGTATAAGAAAGGGGAACAAGTCGGATATCGACCGCTGACCGATGCGCGATTCAACGTCATGAGCGGCGGGGAGAAGGCAATGGCAATGTACATCCCGCTGTTTGCCGCAACCTCCTCTCGCTATTCGGATGCTAGGCAGGATGCGCCGCGATTGATTTCGCTTGACGAGGCTTTCGCAGGAGTAGATGAGGAAAATATGCGGGACATGTTCAAGCTGCTGACGGACATGGGATTCGATTATATGATGACCTCCCAAGTGCTATGGGGATGCTACGATACGGTTCCGATACTGGCGATATATGAAATATATCGGCCTAAGGATGCAGACTTCGTCACCTTGTTCCGTTATCGCTGGAACGGCAAAAGGAAGGAGTATGTTGAAGGGACTCATGTGCCTGTATGA
- a CDS encoding TIGR02679 domain-containing protein, with amino-acid sequence MRDKRDIDDRTIRYFSQFGFDRLLLSIWRRYVGLEKVGGHGIVRNATSEECEAINTFMGWDKKPGSTIKVPLPAFEKELRESVFPCSSIPELYELLEGKPLLTKSDKELLAAEGWQQLFSNVERLLAGCRLESTLQFWLNELQQGAKAAGYRMLRDLWRQSPVGAETELLIAVRAWMNRSVIAQQIGQSALRLPVLAAWVSGDSHALDRTTPAGRLLFRGLRFEQERRMRDGHLVKGYNLNDDDGAIDSLRVREIYRIAGILDDDLSSLVHIYDPEHESGAHPYVMTLRQVETAVETPRASDIFIVENPPVFSTLIDCTRLTLYGAQDENDCLRRLHTPLLICTSGPASAAAIKLFDRFTQDEAWDGKLYYSGDYDVKGLAIGNVLANRYPNHFVPWRFDTENYIQMATTVRTVSFSSEECDRLQESSVVWDLELNIVLRESGEKLFQEHLIPLLIQDWNHAQMF; translated from the coding sequence ATGAGAGATAAACGAGATATAGATGATCGAACGATAAGATACTTTTCACAGTTTGGGTTCGACCGACTGCTGTTATCCATATGGAGACGTTACGTTGGTCTTGAGAAAGTGGGCGGTCATGGCATTGTACGCAATGCGACGTCTGAAGAGTGTGAAGCGATTAACACATTTATGGGTTGGGACAAGAAACCGGGAAGTACGATAAAGGTACCGCTGCCTGCGTTTGAAAAGGAGCTACGCGAATCCGTGTTTCCGTGCAGCTCGATCCCGGAGTTGTATGAGCTGCTCGAGGGAAAGCCGTTATTGACCAAGTCGGATAAGGAATTGCTGGCAGCAGAAGGCTGGCAGCAGCTCTTCTCCAATGTGGAACGGCTGTTAGCGGGATGCAGACTCGAGTCCACTCTACAGTTCTGGTTGAATGAACTGCAGCAAGGGGCGAAGGCTGCTGGGTATCGGATGCTGCGGGATTTGTGGAGGCAATCTCCTGTAGGAGCTGAAACTGAATTGTTAATTGCGGTTCGTGCATGGATGAATCGGTCAGTGATCGCACAGCAAATCGGACAATCCGCGTTGCGGCTACCTGTGCTTGCTGCATGGGTATCCGGTGATTCACATGCGCTGGATCGGACAACGCCGGCGGGACGTTTACTGTTCCGAGGGCTGCGATTTGAGCAGGAGAGAAGAATGAGAGACGGCCATCTAGTGAAAGGATACAATCTGAACGATGATGACGGTGCAATAGATAGTTTGAGAGTAAGGGAGATTTATCGGATCGCAGGAATTTTGGACGACGATCTGTCATCATTGGTTCATATTTATGATCCAGAGCACGAGTCAGGAGCTCATCCTTATGTAATGACGTTGAGGCAGGTAGAGACAGCGGTGGAAACCCCTCGTGCCTCTGATATTTTTATCGTTGAAAATCCTCCGGTTTTCTCGACACTAATTGATTGTACGAGGTTGACGTTATACGGAGCACAGGATGAGAATGATTGTCTGAGACGCTTGCATACTCCCTTGCTTATATGTACTAGCGGCCCGGCTAGTGCTGCCGCGATTAAGCTGTTTGATCGATTCACACAGGATGAAGCATGGGACGGAAAGCTGTATTATTCCGGTGATTACGATGTTAAGGGACTAGCAATCGGAAACGTATTGGCGAACCGCTATCCAAATCATTTCGTGCCGTGGCGCTTTGATACTGAAAACTATATTCAAATGGCAACAACCGTCCGAACAGTATCATTTTCAAGCGAAGAGTGTGATAGGTTGCAAGAGTCTAGTGTAGTATGGGACTTGGAGCTGAACATTGTCTTAAGAGAATCCGGTGAAAAGTTGTTTCAGGAGCATCTTATACCGTTGTTGATACAAGACTGGAATCATGCCCAAATGTTCTAA
- a CDS encoding DUF3800 domain-containing protein: MSFLIYFDEANKIDQPGKDYTYYGSYGGMDTTLASITRSIRDIHKALSTNSELHFREYNHDQYLKKYFKVLHHVINQDININILIVSNTEARAIAQHMNLSMLELRSLFYIKIPERLFYGVTRHLSLPSNIDVKISVDRNDEYRVLRLYSKIKEQMNAHSVYRNKRYKIESVRSHASHESFPLQIIDTFMGMVVFLMERAYMENSDASIIKSDLIYRFYLRLRILNDFKSR, encoded by the coding sequence ATGAGTTTCCTTATTTATTTTGATGAGGCAAATAAAATTGACCAGCCTGGAAAGGACTATACCTATTATGGTTCATACGGTGGTATGGATACCACATTAGCCAGTATTACCAGGTCAATTAGAGATATACATAAAGCTCTAAGTACTAATAGTGAGCTGCATTTCAGAGAATATAACCATGATCAGTATTTAAAGAAATATTTTAAAGTATTGCACCATGTTATAAACCAAGATATAAATATCAATATTCTTATTGTAAGCAATACTGAAGCTCGAGCGATTGCACAACATATGAATTTATCTATGTTGGAGCTGCGAAGTCTTTTTTATATCAAAATTCCTGAGAGGTTGTTTTATGGCGTAACGAGACACTTGTCGCTGCCTAGCAATATAGATGTGAAAATAAGTGTTGATCGAAACGATGAATATAGGGTACTAAGATTGTATTCCAAAATAAAAGAGCAAATGAATGCCCACTCTGTCTATAGAAATAAAAGGTATAAGATCGAGTCTGTACGTTCCCACGCATCCCATGAGTCATTTCCGCTACAAATTATCGATACGTTTATGGGAATGGTTGTTTTTCTGATGGAGAGGGCTTATATGGAAAATTCGGATGCCTCTATCATAAAGAGTGATCTTATCTATCGGTTTTATCTGAGGCTGAGAATATTGAACGATTTCAAAAGCAGATAA
- a CDS encoding inorganic phosphate transporter codes for MMLTISLIVAFFFAMNIGASGTAASMGAAYGGGAINRKWIALVLAAVSVFLGAYLGGGEVVKTISQGIIPSDLLTVELTITIIAAACLTLFIANMMAVPLSTSEVTVGSIIGVGVVYNQLYLGKILFIVSAWIILPFLAFLISYLLGKAIQPIELLLQKKNSKRITYALTSLLIIAGCLEAFSAGMNNIANAVGPLVGANLISSSSAILWGGLFVALGVLLLGGGVLETNAKKITQLSLLKSSVVSLTAGTLVVIASLFGIPVPLTQATTMGILGVGTVNDGKAIWKSDTVKKVIKVWILSPISSLVVSYLLVEIIIRGNYYLLLAVICAGIVFFGYRGLKKYQALKRNSKYKIL; via the coding sequence ATGATGCTTACTATTTCGCTCATTGTCGCTTTTTTCTTTGCCATGAATATTGGTGCAAGCGGTACAGCAGCCTCCATGGGAGCCGCATATGGGGGAGGAGCAATCAACCGAAAATGGATTGCTCTCGTACTTGCCGCTGTATCCGTTTTCCTAGGTGCTTATTTAGGGGGCGGCGAAGTTGTTAAAACAATTTCACAGGGAATCATTCCATCTGATTTACTTACGGTTGAGTTAACGATTACAATCATTGCCGCAGCATGTCTTACTTTGTTTATTGCAAATATGATGGCGGTCCCGCTTTCGACTAGCGAAGTGACAGTTGGTTCCATCATTGGCGTTGGTGTTGTATATAACCAGTTATATTTAGGGAAGATCCTGTTCATTGTATCCGCTTGGATTATACTCCCCTTCTTGGCGTTTCTTATTTCTTATTTGCTTGGTAAGGCAATACAGCCGATTGAGTTGTTATTGCAAAAGAAGAATAGCAAACGAATTACATATGCGCTAACTTCCCTTCTAATCATTGCGGGCTGTCTCGAAGCCTTCTCAGCAGGAATGAATAACATTGCCAATGCTGTTGGCCCTTTGGTAGGAGCGAATTTAATCAGTTCGTCCAGCGCGATCTTGTGGGGCGGATTGTTCGTTGCGCTTGGCGTGCTTTTATTAGGCGGCGGGGTTTTAGAAACAAATGCAAAGAAGATTACGCAGCTTTCTTTGTTAAAAAGCTCTGTGGTTTCCCTTACGGCTGGGACGTTAGTCGTCATTGCATCTCTGTTTGGAATTCCGGTCCCGTTAACGCAAGCGACTACGATGGGGATACTGGGAGTCGGTACCGTTAATGATGGAAAAGCAATTTGGAAGAGCGATACCGTCAAGAAAGTGATAAAGGTTTGGATTTTGTCTCCAATCTCGTCCTTAGTCGTATCCTATCTGCTTGTTGAAATTATAATACGCGGCAATTATTATCTATTGTTGGCTGTTATTTGTGCCGGGATTGTATTTTTTGGATATAGGGGTCTGAAGAAGTATCAGGCGCTCAAACGAAATAGTAAGTATAAAATACTTTAG
- the ltrA gene encoding group II intron reverse transcriptase/maturase: protein MRSRKEQRQPNISQESLLQREAVKPPGYAEAPSSSPAQVAPSARKDQNDLLGRMLEGENLRLAYKRVVQNGGAPGVDCVTVAQLQAYLKTHWGTVKAELQTGTYRPSPVKRVEIPKPGGGVRLLGIPTVMDRFLQQALLQVMNPIFDPHFSWYSYGFRQGKRAHDAMKQAQSYIQSGLRWVVDMDLAKFFDRVNHDMLMARVARRVTDKRVLKLIRAYLNAGVMADGALEKSEEGTPQGGPLSPLLANILLDDLDKELTKRGLRFVRYADDCNIFVASKRAGERVMGSITHYVEGKLKLKVNREKSAVDRPWNRKFLGFSFMKDKKATVRLAPQTISRFKERIRELTSRTRSMSMEVRIGQLNRYLMGWLGYFRLAAAKSHCERFDQWIRRRLRMCLWKQWKRVRTRIRELRALGVPKWASLILANSRRGAWEMSRNTNNALPTSYWEAKGLKSMLSRYLELC, encoded by the coding sequence ATGCGTTCGCGCAAAGAGCAAAGACAGCCGAATATCTCGCAAGAGAGCTTGCTGCAGAGAGAAGCGGTGAAGCCGCCAGGGTATGCAGAAGCGCCGAGTTCTTCGCCGGCACAAGTCGCCCCTTCCGCTCGCAAAGACCAGAACGATCTGCTGGGGCGGATGCTCGAAGGAGAGAACCTTCGGCTCGCTTACAAGCGGGTGGTACAGAACGGAGGAGCCCCCGGTGTGGACTGTGTAACGGTAGCGCAACTACAAGCTTACCTGAAAACACACTGGGGAACGGTGAAAGCCGAACTCCAAACGGGAACGTACAGACCTTCGCCAGTCAAACGGGTGGAAATCCCCAAACCCGGAGGCGGCGTGCGGCTGCTCGGAATCCCGACCGTGATGGACCGTTTCCTTCAGCAGGCACTTCTGCAAGTGATGAACCCGATCTTTGACCCGCACTTCTCTTGGTACAGCTACGGTTTTCGCCAAGGGAAACGGGCGCATGACGCGATGAAACAAGCCCAAAGCTATATCCAAAGCGGTCTACGATGGGTCGTAGACATGGATTTGGCGAAGTTCTTTGACCGAGTCAACCACGACATGCTGATGGCAAGGGTGGCACGGAGGGTAACGGACAAGCGTGTCTTGAAACTCATACGAGCTTACTTGAATGCTGGAGTCATGGCGGATGGCGCGCTGGAGAAAAGTGAAGAAGGCACGCCGCAAGGCGGTCCGTTAAGTCCGCTCTTAGCGAACATCCTGCTGGATGACTTGGACAAGGAATTGACCAAACGAGGATTGAGATTTGTTCGTTATGCGGATGACTGCAATATTTTCGTCGCGAGCAAACGAGCAGGAGAACGTGTCATGGGGTCGATCACACACTACGTAGAAGGAAAGCTGAAACTGAAAGTGAATCGGGAGAAAAGCGCGGTGGATCGGCCATGGAACCGTAAATTCCTTGGCTTTAGCTTCATGAAGGACAAGAAAGCAACGGTTCGCCTCGCTCCGCAGACGATCTCGCGCTTCAAAGAGAGAATCCGGGAGCTGACGAGCCGAACGCGATCCATGTCCATGGAAGTCCGCATCGGACAATTAAACCGATACCTCATGGGATGGCTAGGTTATTTCCGACTCGCCGCGGCGAAGAGCCATTGCGAAAGATTCGATCAGTGGATACGCCGAAGACTCCGAATGTGTCTATGGAAGCAGTGGAAACGGGTGCGCACTCGAATTCGCGAACTTCGAGCACTTGGCGTGCCGAAATGGGCGAGTCTGATTCTGGCAAACTCAAGACGCGGCGCATGGGAAATGTCCCGAAACACAAACAATGCCCTTCCGACTTCCTACTGGGAAGCGAAAGGGCTCAAAAGTATGCTTTCTCGTTATTTGGAGCTTTGTTAA
- a CDS encoding aldo/keto reductase codes for MQYRKLGKNGPEISAIGFGSWATGGDWGGQDDQLSVESVRAALDAGVTFFDTAPVYGLGHSEEVIGKALKGDRSKVVLATKCGLVWDEDKKVSKNGSYDSILREAEDSLRRLGTDYIDLYQMHWPDTDTKASAEETMRAMDKLVQDGKVRYVGVSNYSIPLLEESLTVRHVDSLQPPYSILRPAVEKEILPYCQEKGIGVVSYSALTSGLLSGNYTYDTKFSETDWRSRNKAHTVDLKSNVDRAEKLKAIANQFGITLPQLAVAYILMHPAITSSIVGVRKPSHILSVLPAIDVKLDEATLAEIRAIAAS; via the coding sequence ATGCAATATCGTAAATTAGGCAAGAATGGACCGGAAATATCAGCTATTGGTTTCGGCTCTTGGGCAACTGGCGGAGATTGGGGCGGCCAGGACGATCAGCTGTCCGTAGAGAGTGTTCGTGCGGCTTTAGATGCAGGGGTTACCTTCTTTGATACAGCACCGGTGTATGGACTTGGGCATTCAGAAGAAGTAATCGGTAAAGCATTGAAGGGCGATCGCAGCAAAGTTGTGCTCGCAACCAAATGTGGATTGGTCTGGGATGAGGACAAAAAGGTTTCCAAAAACGGGTCATACGACTCCATCTTGCGTGAAGCAGAAGATTCCTTGCGCCGTCTAGGCACTGACTATATCGATCTTTATCAGATGCATTGGCCGGATACGGATACGAAAGCTTCTGCTGAAGAAACCATGCGTGCGATGGACAAGCTTGTGCAGGATGGTAAAGTTCGATACGTTGGCGTAAGTAATTACAGCATTCCGTTGCTGGAGGAGTCCCTAACGGTTCGACATGTAGATTCATTGCAGCCTCCGTATTCGATTCTAAGACCTGCTGTGGAGAAAGAAATTTTGCCTTACTGTCAGGAGAAAGGCATTGGAGTCGTTTCTTATAGCGCGCTTACCTCAGGATTACTGTCGGGCAACTACACCTATGACACTAAGTTCAGTGAAACCGATTGGCGGTCACGGAATAAAGCCCACACGGTAGATTTAAAAAGTAACGTGGATCGCGCGGAGAAGCTGAAGGCCATTGCGAATCAATTTGGCATCACCCTTCCGCAGCTCGCGGTTGCCTACATACTCATGCATCCGGCGATTACCAGCTCCATCGTAGGTGTCCGCAAACCAAGTCATATTCTTAGTGTCCTTCCGGCAATTGATGTTAAGCTGGACGAAGCGACGCTAGCTGAAATTCGTGCGATTGCTGCAAGCTAA